The region TTAGAAGCTAATAAGCCTTGCTTTACAAGTAAATCTCTTACTGTGTCCGAAGGCGTAACGCCCTTAGCAAGCCAAAGTTTAACTTTTTCTTCGTCAAGCTTAATTTCGGCTGGATTTTTAAGAGGATCATAAGTACCGAGTAAATCGATATATGCGCCATCTCTTGCTGTGCGTGAGTCTGTCACTACCACACGGTAAAAGGGTGTCTTGTTGCTTCCTAGTCTTGTCATTCTCATTTTAACTGCCATTGTAATTTTTCCTCCGAGTAAATTTAATATATTTTGTTTGTATTATTTATGTTTGTAATTTTGTAATTTAGAAAGGTAACTTTGCGCCTTTTTTGCCAAACCTACGCATCATTTCTTTGGTTTGCTCAAATTGTTTAACTAATTTATTTACCTCGGCGACTGTAACTCCACTACCGCTAGCTATGCGTTTGCGACGAGAATAATTGAGTATCTTGGTATCTTGTCTTTCTTTTGGCGTCATTGAAAGAATAATCGCCTTAGTGTGAGAAACGTCTTTGGGGTCAATTTGCGCATCTTTAAGCCCGAGTTTGCCCGCATTTGGAATCATACCCATTAAGTCGTTAAGA is a window of Clostridia bacterium DNA encoding:
- the rpsP gene encoding 30S ribosomal protein S16, whose protein sequence is MAVKMRMTRLGSNKTPFYRVVVTDSRTARDGAYIDLLGTYDPLKNPAEIKLDEEKVKLWLAKGVTPSDTVRDLLVKQGLLASKKVTKD